One genomic window of Medicago truncatula cultivar Jemalong A17 chromosome 1, MtrunA17r5.0-ANR, whole genome shotgun sequence includes the following:
- the LOC112418647 gene encoding protein FAR1-RELATED SEQUENCE 5-like — protein MASSNDDWKPRLGMEFDTREEAEQFYLAYGLREGFGVRVRFTNWKKDGSVSSCRFVCCKEGIRKKEDKCAYEGKIRRGETRTKCLARITLSSKNGKLVINEFVENHNHDLLNRETTHMLRPHRKITEVQAYEIDMADDSGLRQKEVYQLMSTHAGHSANVGFTEVDVRNYITTKRQRSMVYGDAGYLSRYFQRQLLENPSFFYAYQMDIDEQITNVFWCDANMILDYGYFGDVVSLDTTYCTNDANRPLAFFSGFNHYRGSIIFGAALMYDETIPSFKWLFETFLQAHNNKKPKTIFTDQDQAMSRALEEVMPETHHGLCTWHLLQNGIKHLGNRMKKGASLLTDFSKCMYEIGIEADFEKAWFDLVNEHNLHGTTWINSVYEIKKKWAACYMKEALTLGMRSTQVSESLNAHFKCCLKPNLGILQFFKHFERVVGEKREKELKCDYESSHKLARLVYETSPLLIQMGKIYTHTIFELFQNEFKLFLALSIPIRHETDSLCEYVITNTKHEGSFRVSFNRVSTSITCSCKKYDTFGILCSHALKVFELNDVKVIPDMYILRRWTREARCGIVQDFRGKEVEQDPKLSRNRMFRQVVSKFIRAATVAASHSEESLMFVDKSVDEMFKKVTECPTQGRDNDNDHPSFVSSDAMQPKGFKKQPSSKGTKRHKSFLERQPKKRSAPPSKHAQSSRVAPQRSSQVRELTTNMVDGVSCSAPPTYEPPLAREDMFVSHTTMLMAPFDDTNIGALL, from the exons ATGGCTTCTTCAAATGATGATTGGAAGCCAAGACTTGGAATGGAATTTGACACTAGAGAAGAGGCTGAACAGTTTTATCTTGCTTATGGTTTACGTGAGGGCTTCGGAGTTAGAGTACGCTTTACAAACTGGAAGAAAGACGGTAGTGTATCGTCATGTAGGTTTGTTTGTTGTAAGGAAGGAATACGGAAGAAAGAGGATAAATGTGCATATGAAGGAAAAATTCGGAGAGGCGAGACTAGAACGAAATGCTTAGCAAGAATTACACTTTCGAGTAAAAATGGAAAGTTGGTTATCAATGAGTTTGTAGAAAACCATAACCATGATCTACTAAATCGAGAGACAACGCACATGCTTCGACCACATAGAAAGATAACTGAAGTACAAGCATATGAGATTGATATGGCCGATGACTCTGGATTAAGGCAGAAGGAAGTGTATCAACTTATGAGCACACATGCAGGGCATAGCGCTAATGTTGGATTTACAGAGGTGGATGTAAGAAACTATATCACTACAAAAAGACAAAGAAGTATGGTGTATGGTGATGCTGGATATCTTTCACGGTATTTTCAACGACAGTTGTTGGAGAATCCGTCCTTCTTTTATGCATATCAGATGGATATAGATGAACAGATTACAAATGTGTTCTGGTGTGATGCAAATATGATTTTGGATTACGGGTATTTTGGTGATGTTGTTTCATTGGACACCACATATTGTACCAACGATGCCAATAGACCGCTTGCCTTTTTTTCTGGTTTCAACCATTATAGAGGTTCGATCATTTTTGGTGCAGCTCTAATGTATGATGAGACAATTCCATCATTTAAATGGTTGTTTGAAACATTCTTACAagcacacaacaacaaaaaaccaaaGACGATCTTCACTGACCAAGATCAAGCAATGTCTAGGGCACTTGAAGAAGTGATGCCTGAGACTCACCATGGTTTATGCACATGGCATTTGTTGCAGAATGGAATTAAACATCTTGGAAACAGGATGAAGAAAGGAGCTTCTTTGCTAACAGATTTCAGCAAGTGCATGTATGAGATTGGCATTGAAGCAGATTTTGAGAAAGCTTGGTTTGACTTGGTCAATGAACATAATCTTCATGGAACAACTTGGATCAACTCagtttatgaaataaaaaaaaaatgggctGCATGTTATATGAAGGAAGCATTAACACTTGGCATGCGAAGTACACAAGTTAGTGAAAGTTTGAATGCTCACTTTAAATGTTGTCTAAAACCGAATTTGGGTATCCTGCAATTCTTCAAACATTTCGAAAGAGTTgttggggagaagagagaaaaagaactGAAATGTGATTATGAGTCCTCACATAAGCTTGCAAGGTTAGTGTATGAAACTTCACCATTACTAATCCAAATGGGAAAGATATACACACACACTATATTTGAGTTGTTTCAAAACGAGTTTAAGTTATTCTTGGCTTTGTCTATACCTATTAGACATGAAACTGACTCTCTATGTGAATATGTCATTACTAATACGAAACATGAAGGATCTTTTAGAGTGTCATTTAATCGTGTTTCAACTTCCATTACTTGTAGTTGTAAGAAGTATGATACATTTGGCATACTTTGTTCCCATGCATTAAAAGTGTTTGAGCTGAACGATGTTAAAGTGATTCCTGATATGTATATTTTAAGAAGGTGGACAAGAGAAGCCCGTTGTGGCATTGTGCAAGATTTTAGGGGAAAAGAGGTTGAACAAGATCCTAAGTTGTCTAGAAATCGAATGTTCAGACAAGTTGTCTCTAAGTTCATTAGAGCGGCAACTGTAGCAGCATCGCATAGTGAAGAAAGTCTCATGTTTGTTGATAAAAGTGTAGATGAAATGTTCAAGAAAGTAACAGAATGTCCAACACAAGGTAGAGACAATGACAACGATCATCCATCATTTGTGAGTTCTGATGCTATGCAACCAAAGGGATTCAAGAAACAACCCAGCTCAAAGGGAACTAAGCGACATAAAAGTTTCCTTGAGCGTCAGCCCAAGAAAAGAAGTGCTCCTCCAAGTAAACACGCTCAATCTAGCCGTGTCGCACCTCAAAGAAGTTCACAG GTTAGAGAATTAACAACTAATATGGTTGATGGAGTATCTTGTTCCGCGCCTCCAACTTATGAGCCCCCGCTAGCACGTGAGGATATGTTTGTTAGTCACACAACTATGTTGATg GCACCTTTTGATGATACAAATATTGGAGCATTACTTTGA